The following proteins come from a genomic window of Natrinema saccharevitans:
- a CDS encoding DUF5786 family protein, producing MSMGAYDEDEHERREQQASKVDTDFDDERTIYHGEVEYDSGDSAEDLLDTFEQIKSE from the coding sequence ATGTCAATGGGTGCCTATGACGAGGACGAACACGAGCGTCGCGAACAGCAAGCCTCGAAGGTGGATACGGATTTCGACGACGAGCGGACCATCTATCACGGCGAAGTCGAGTACGATTCCGGCGATTCCGCCGAGGATCTGCTAGACACCTTCGAGCAGATCAAATCCGAGTAA